In the Diorhabda carinulata isolate Delta chromosome 9, icDioCari1.1, whole genome shotgun sequence genome, one interval contains:
- the LOC130897952 gene encoding protein spindle-F, which produces MEESVGAHYAIQIAVHTLKDRCKTLQQRLQLLEQENVILRTKCIHNEEADISLTEIGKLKKDLTEITEQKDHLNERVKMVTSENQELWNKLGKLVKMNNNLNEQFHKINETLNQHTSPPTLLRSKTFTQSNPVIKHSQKTLEVNENLSMELENISLKLTDNFSKQKIELEKMCTEIENFQCGADDIITDSFGFNFEENVEEEVYDEINYVLDSLKQLKEEVLLQRNALRKSVKQMECLSAKQMKCKNCDTRKQIKLEQTTSTDDIPRIGVDKSTETNSFVEEEKQSSLTQSLPVDVEKICPICNKHFRKEVKFEEFEQHVENHFNLDTVFMASHYSTFCD; this is translated from the exons ATGGAAGAATCAGTTGGTGCACATTATGCAATTCAAATAGCAGTTCATACACTGAAGGATAGATGCAAAACATTACAACAAAGACTTCAACTTTTGGAACAAGAAAATGTTATTCTTCGTACTAAATGTATTCATAATGAAGAAGCCGATATTTCCCTTACAGAAATAGGTAAACTGAAAAAGGATTTAACTGAAATAACTGAACAGAAAGATCATTTGAACGAACGTGTTAAAATGGTAACATCTGAAAATCAAGAGTTGTGGAATAAGTTaggaaaattagtaaaaatgaataataatttaaacgaacaatttcacaaaataaatgaaacattaaATCAGCATACAAGTCCTCCAACCTTACTAAG GTCTAAAACATTCACTCAAAGTAATCCTGTAATAAAACATTCTCAGAAAACTTTGGAAGTTAATGAGAATTTGAGTATGGagcttgaaaatatttcattgaagtTGACAGATAATTTTTCCAAACAAAAGATTGAACTTGAGAAAATGTgtacagaaatagaaaatttccaaTGTGGAGCTGATGACATTATTACAGATTCCTTTGGATTCAATTTTGAGGAAAATGTAGAAGAAGAAGTATATGATGAAATAAACTATGTATTAGATTCATTAAAACAACTTAAGGAAGAAGTTTTACTACAAAGAAATGCACTTCGCAAAAGTGTCAAGCAAATGGAGTGCTTGTCAGCAA AACAAATGAAATGCAAAAACTGTGATACtagaaaacaaatcaaattagAACAGACTACATCTACAGATGATATTCCCAGAATTGGGGTCGATAAAAGTACTGAAACTAATAGTTttgtagaagaagaaaaacagtCATCTCTTACCCAATCACTTCCAGttgatgttgaaaaaatttgtccgatttgtaataaacattttagaaaagaagtcaaatttgaagaatttgaacaACATGTAGAGAACCACTTTAATCTTGAT ACTGTATTTATGGCGTCACACTATTCAACGTTTTGTGATTGA
- the LOC130897953 gene encoding ribonuclease P/MRP protein subunit POP5, which yields MVRHKHRYIVLEISEIGGSPTSPLKIREYSIYKSIQSHIQTQHGDFGVAATRAGFMAKYLNEHTRIAVIRCRRGSYKFVSSVIPLIRKIDEKTVVVNILYVGATIRKSFFFIRNYQQKKLDEYCVSLKTDEERNRLKEAMLNFDSIFSKL from the exons ATGGTTCGTCATAAACATAg atatattgtTTTGGAGATAAGTGAAATAGGAGGATCTCCCACTTCACCTCTAAAAATAAGagaatattctatatataaGTCTATTCAATCCCATATACAAACTCAACATGGTGATTTTGGAGTAGCAGCAACTCGAGCAGGTTTTAtggcaaaatatttaaatgaacaCACAAGAATAGCTGTAATTCGCTGCAGGCGGGGGTCCTATAAGTTTGTGTCATCCGTTATTCCtcttattagaaaaattgacgaaaaaaCTGTTGTTGTGAATATACTCTATGTGGGGGCAACtattagaaaatcatttttcttcatcCGGAACTACCAACAAAAAAAGTTGGATGAATATTGTGTTAGTTTAAAAACCGATGAGGAAAGAAATCGTTTAAAAGAAGctatgttaaattttgatagTATTTTTTCCAAACTCTAA
- the LOC130897844 gene encoding methyl-CpG-binding domain protein 2 has protein sequence MASITIEKTKYECAQVPKRWQRDDVLRKTGITVGKVDLYYGRGVRNDGSLVPPIRQTASIFKQPVTVYKLQESKVKNDYKNGNQEKPKQLIWEKRLEGLRACDMDGFEFEAMELPKGLKPVGPNVTEDTIIQSVATALHVSSQPVTGQTSTKVLLEKNPGVFLDPKQPLVHAVNISDDDIKRQEERVTLARKKLQDALKL, from the exons ATGGCTAGTATtactattgaaaaaactaaatatgaGTGTGCTCAAGTTCCCAAACGATGGCAAAGAGACGATGTTTTACGTAAAACGGGTATAACTGTGGGCAAAGTTGATTTATATTATGGAAGAGGAGTCAGAAATGACGGTTCACTTGTTCCTCCTATAAGGCAGACGGCTAGTATTTTCAAACAACCAGTAACAGTGTACAAATTACAGGAAAGTAAAGTTAAGAATGATTATAAAAATGGCAATCAAGAAAAGCCCAAACAATTAATATGGGAGAAAAGATTAGAAGGCTTAAGAGCCTGTGACATGGATGGTTTTGAGTTTGAAGCAATGGAATTACCTAAAG GACTAAAGCCAGTGGGACCAAATGTCACAGAAGATACAATAATTCAAAGTGTTGCCACAGCTCTGCATGTATCTTCTCAACCAGTTACAGGTCAAACTAGTACTAAAGTACTTCTGGAGAAAAATCCAGGAGTCTTTCTCGATCCTAAACAACCATTGGTTCATGCTGTAAATATTTCAGATGATGATATCAAGAGGCAAGAAGAGAGGGTAACACTTGCAAGAAAGAAATTGCAAGATGCATTGAAATTATAA
- the LOC130898033 gene encoding 40S ribosomal protein S6, translated as MKLNVSYPATGCQKLFEVVDEHKIRIFYEKRMGQEVEADALGDEWKGYILKIAGGNDKQGFPMKQGVLTNSRVRLLLSKGHSCYRPRRTGERKRKSVRGCIVDGNLSVLALIIVRKGDQEIPGLTDTTIPRRLGPKRASKIRKLFNLSKEDDVRQYVVKRPLPQKEGKKPRTKAPKIQRLITPVVLQRKRHRLALKKKRCLKRKEQQDIYAKLLAQHKKESKARRESLKRRRSASMRDSKSSTQSGQK; from the coding sequence ATGAAGTTGAACGTTTCATATCCGGCTACAGGATGCCAAAAACTTTTCGAAGTAGTGGATGAGcataaaattcgtattttctacgAAAAACGCATGGGGCAAGAAGTTGAGGCTGATGCTCTTGGTGACGAATGGAAGGgctatattttgaaaatagctGGTGGTAATGATAAGCAAGGCTTTCCAATGAAACAGGGAGTTCTTACTAATAGTAGAGTACGTCTTTTACTTTCAAAAGGCCATTCATGCTACAGACCCAGACGTACTGGTGAACGTAAAAGAAAATCAGTTCGTGGTTGCATTGTTGATGGAAATCTCAGCGTTTTGGCTCTGATAATAGTAAGAAAAGGCGATCAAGAAATTCCTGGCCTTACCGATACTACCATACCACGTCGTTTGGGACCGAAGAGAGCTTCTAAAATACGGAAGTTATTTAATCTAAGTAAAGAGGATGATGTTCGTCAATATGTAGTCAAGCGCCCATTGCCGCAAAAGGAAGGTAAGAAACCGAGAACTAAGGCACCTAAAATTCAACGTTTGATCACTCCTGTGGTACTTCAGAGAAAACGTCACCGTTTAGCTCTCAAGAAGAAGAGATGTCTCAAACGTAAAGAACAACAAGATATTTATGCTAAACTATTGGCTCAACACAAAAAGGAATCTAAGGCTCGCCGTGAATCCTTGAAGAGACGTCGGTCTGCCAGTATGCGAGATAGCAAGTCTAGCACACAGAGTGGACAaaagtaa